In Alnus glutinosa chromosome 7, dhAlnGlut1.1, whole genome shotgun sequence, the sequence TCCATAAAAATGTACAATCCATTGTCAAGAAATACAACACCCAGTAAACCGAGAGAGTGTAAATCCAACAAAGACATATTACTGCTGTAGGATGTCAACTAGAAAATGGAATTCTAAGGAATGAATCAGTAGTCTAACGCTATACCAAAACAAAGACAGCTTCTGTTAATTGTCgttcaaaacattaaaacacaGTTAAATATCTTTTGCTGTAAACAAAGTTTCCATGTCAGCCTAAGAATCATTCCTTTAACCAGTCAGTTTCTTCCGAGTAATAATCCCCATTCAGAGAACTCCTACgactttttgtaaaaatatttataaatttttgttttttcaaaaacacttaTCAAATTTTTACCAAACCAATTTTCATTTGTAGCCCCTACATGCAATTACGGGTGGGCAAAATATCCGACTACCGCTTACCGACTAATTTTGATTTGGTAGTCAGTATAAAATTTAGTTCCAACAGTTGGATTGGTACTGAACCGAACCGTCCTTTAACCGACTTACTAGACCGCCTTTTAACCTACCGATTAACTGAACCGACACAAACAAATGACGTCATTTTCTCATGACAGAAACGAAACTATTtcgtttgatctttttttttgacaaaaaaaaaaagaaaaagacgtCGTTTCATTATAATTGAAACGACGTATTTTTGAAAGACTATATATTCATCTCTTTTAGCTAACCCTAAGACACATTCCTCATTTCGCATTTTTTCCTCATCTTTCTGTATTTTCGCCTAATTGGCGAACCCTAACCTTTACATTTAAAGTCGACACAGCCGCTTGTTGGCCCTTCTCCCTTGGAAACTGACGAAAAATGAATGATTCACGACTACAGTTGTTTGGTTACAAGGTTGGTGAAGTTGGCCTTGCttaaatcaagagaaaaaatgactaaaaatcTGAAATCAAGTACTTTTCCTTTAAAATAAGCATATAATGATATATAGCTTTTGACTTTGATCTGTtgcatataattatatatggtCAGTCAAATAGGTTTAAATTCTCCTTGATTTGTTGTTTCTACAAGAAAAACTCTATATTTGTTGTTTCGACTCAACCGACCGCCTATCGACTGACTTAACTGACTAAACcgctttaattaaaaatttcgAAAATATGGTTTGTCGGAACGAAGTCGGTGAATTCACCAACTTAACCGAACTGATGCCACCCCGACATgcaacaccttttttttttttaaaatgtgccCCCAACGAGTAGTTTTATATATCATCTTTTGATCCATTTTTAACCcacaaaaattgatgtggcttttaaaatcaccgttAAATTTGGGATGGATCGCTATTAAATTGATTCCAAactcaaattgtaattttaaaagccacatattTGAGGGataaaatgtaaataaaatgataatgtATATCATTACTcggcacaaaaaaaaaaaaaatcaattctcaatttttacatttttcaaaactcttttcaaacatAATGTTTGAGAAACTTTTCCAATtcaactcttttcttttattctctatttttttcaaaaacaactaTCACTCAAACATCATTTCAAACATAATGtctctacttttcttttcttttttctttttgggtatcTGTAACTTTGAAAATAgtaaaaaagaatacaaaaatatAGCACACACAAATGTCTAATAAGTTCACTTTTCAAAACTTTATCAAACatcctgtatttttttttttttttttttttttgtattttcgaAACAATTACCGAACGAGAATAGGCCTCAcctttttaaaaagagaaatgctatttttctatttttattcatcttcatctatttattttttttaaataatataccattaaatttgtaggatttacagtatactataattatttatttatttatttatttttttgtggatCTGGACTTTGGATTAACACAGGCCCATTGCTAATCAGGTCCATTTCCAATGCCACGAGGACAATAACGTCCGCTTATCCCCTCAACCAAATGGGTCTCCTCTGTCAGAAGAAGATGAAGCAAGGACTTCTACTATGGAGGAATCCTTGCCAacactctctctccctacctCCCCTTCCTTTTCCAAACCCCACAACAAAACGCCCCATTCTAGTCATCTCCGCCAACACCCAGCAGGAGCTCACGGCGAGGGAGAGGAGGCGGCTCAGGAACGAGAGGAGAGAGAGCAAAGGCACCACCAATTGGAGAGAGCAAGTTGAGGAGAGGCTCATCAAGAAGCCCAAGAAGAGGTACGCCTCTTGGATTGATGAGCTCAACCTCAATAACCTCGCTGAGTTGGGTCCCCAGTGGTGGGTTGTTCGGGTCTCCCGGATAAAGGTCCATGAGGCCGCCGAACTCCTCGCTCGCTCACTGGCTAAGAACTACCCGGACATTGATTTCAAGGTAATTTTAATGTTGATCGCTTCGATTTTGAGCGTGAATTACTGGGTTCTATGAAGTGCATCTCTTTACCTTTGTTACTTTGTATGGGAATGCTCGTGGTTTTATGTAGGAGCTAATTAGACTGTCTAGGATGAATCTTTTGAATGAATGCAACGCGTTCAAAGCATTCAAAGGCCTGAATTGGACACAAATATTGTGTGGTTCATATGGAAAGTGAAGCGGAATTCAACTATAATTCATGTACTCTGCCTTGTTATGGTGCTATATATGATGTCCGATATGCTTCCTGAGGAGGCTTGCTTGGTAAACTTGGAACACTTGTGAATatgcgaaagaggaatattcTGATAAGAACTTTCTGAGATGGTGTTATTAGTGGTGCATATTGACGCTAAGGGCTTGTTTAGACACCTAGATAGGATAAACTTGGCACCTAATATTATGGTACATGATGACAATGCATGTAGTATGTCATATGCAGCTAGCACTCATTCTTATCTATCATGATTTTATATGCATATCTGTAAAACCATAATAACTTCAAATTTAAAGCTTAAATTCCAATCTGATAACGATGGATGATTGACGAGGTTCTGTTTGCccaacttcttcttcaataacACCATGATAGAGTACAGACCAAGTATGTTATATTTCCTCTTTTTGGCAGTTTGCACTGCttcatttgaaaaattatttacactTTTTCTGTTTGATACTACTCTTTAGAAGTTAAAAGTTCGGCTGTAAGATAGTAAACAATGGATGGTTGGGAAAGTGAAATTATATAGCTTTTACAACCCCATAGTGTTTGAGTTTCAGGTCTATGCTCCAGCCATCCATGTGAAGAGGAAATTGAAGAATGGTTCTCACTCAGTCACATCAAAGGCCGTGTTTCGTGGGTGTGTTTTTTTAAGATGTGTACTGAATAAAGAGATACATGACTTCATATTAGAGTGCGATGGAGTTGGGGGTTTTGTTGGTTCCAAAGTCGGAAATACGTGagtattgatttttgtttttgttgtactTGAAAGAGTTGTTCGAACCACTTGTTTGCAGTTTTTAGTAAAAATACTATGTAGAAATTTTAGCGGATGGGATCATGGGAAGCACTCGCATTATAGAAAATGTGGACATCATAGTGAACGGCATATAGCATTGGGCTTTAATGCAAAGAAGGAATTCTGAAAATACTAAGAAAGATTGTCAACTACTCCATGTAATTATCTAGTAAATTCTGTGTAGGTCTCATTTGGGTCACCAGGCTTCATGTCATGGTGGACTTGCATGAGAAATAAGTGAAGATTTTCAATCCATATAATGACTGCAGTCTTTACCTAAGCCTGAAAAGAAGGAATCTGAGGGGACTTAAGATACCTTCTGAAGGAGTTTCTTGTCAATATATAGGCTGGGATATGGGCTTATGCTCTATCCAAAGGGGAGAACATTTAACTTTTTGGGTTAAGTTTTCTGGTTTGCTGGTCTTTGTGAGTCCCCAAATAGCCATCTCTAGTGCCTGTTGATTCCAAATCTTAAAACCACGTTGCATAGATGTTCTCTTGGCATACTACCTCCATTGTGTACTTTCCAGTATGTCTAATCAGAAGCTGTTCTTTCCCTGCAGGAAAAAACAGATCAACAAACCTAGGCCAGTATCTGTTGTTGATATGGAAGCGATCTTTAGACAGGCAAAAGAGGAACAAGAAAAAACTGACCGAGCTTTTGAGGAAGACCAGCAAAAAGGAAACCTCAACTCGGAGATGCTCAGTGTTGACTCTCAGTTAGATCCCAATGATGAAACAAAATCTGTTATGGATTTGAAGCCAAAAAGGAAATCCAGAAAAGCTTCTGATCCTCTCACAGATGGTTCATCTACAGCGAAGGATTATAAGCTCCTTGTCCCAGGTTCAACTGTTCGAGTTATATCTGGAACTCTTGCAGAATTTGTAGGCAACCTTAAGAAGATGAATCGCAAAACTGGAAAGGTATGCCATTCTTTCTCACAGATCATTTGATTTAAAGAAGCCAATGAGAGAAAATGTGCCTGCATGCTGTTCAAGAGAACTTTAAAGGTCTAATTGATGCTTTACATGATACAAAAGGTCCTTGTGACAACAACAGTGTCTCATTTTCTATTAATCTACTTCAGAATCCAGAAATAATTcttttggaaaaattctcttCTTGCAGGCAACTGTGGGGTTCACACTATTTGGGAAGGAAAGTTTGGTAGATCTAGATGTCAATGATATTATTGCAGAGACTAACTAATGTAAATAATGTCTTTCCTTATGATCATCATGGGTAAGTTTGTCAACCATGTGATATATTGCCTTCCTTTACAGATGTTTCTTAGTTATCTGTATGGAGAATGTGGTGCCCTGTCATTATGTGAAAGTAAAGTATGCTTGTTTGAATAAGGCGCTGGATACGAGTCTGAGTCATGGCTTACATAGTGAGTTTCATTATGTCAACATCCTTGAGTTGCTTACAATACCATCATTCATTAGGTCAggaataaaaattacaaaaaagatGTTAAATGATAGTGAAGGTTAATCTACGATCAAATCAGAATTATCTTATAGTACTCAAACACTTACTCATTTGACAAATAATAGAGATGATTTATCAGATTATTCTGCTTCTCACTAGGTCTCATTACATGTTGCTTGAGGTGTTTAAAACATTTTCTTGCATAGGCTTTATGAAATTTCCTGGATTAATGGACACAAATTATACAACCGATCCATCATCCATCCATATAGTTCATGTTTCATATACCTTTCTAAGTGCATGTGCTGTTGAGTCATCTACAATTCTGAAGAGTCATTTCATTGAGTTGTCACCCCCATTAGTTCCTGTGAACATGATTTCTTATTCTGCCTTATTATGTTTGACTCACACATTGCAGTTCATTTTTTGCTATTCCAGAAAGGAAAATTGTTACATGTTATTGGAGCAGGCTACTATTGGTTGAATGAATCCATACTGAGGGCAATTTACGAAAAGCCTTCAGGTTTTGTTAAAAAGCTAACTATATTGTATACTGAAATCTTTTACGAAAAACTGCCTGGGCAGGCTGAGGCTAAATCTGTTGTGAGTCAGTGTTTCTGGCTTTCTATGCTCTAGCCTG encodes:
- the LOC133874306 gene encoding uncharacterized protein LOC133874306, which gives rise to MGLLCQKKMKQGLLLWRNPCQHSLSLPPLPFPNPTTKRPILVISANTQQELTARERRRLRNERRESKGTTNWREQVEERLIKKPKKRYASWIDELNLNNLAELGPQWWVVRVSRIKVHEAAELLARSLAKNYPDIDFKVYAPAIHVKRKLKNGSHSVTSKAVFRGCVFLRCVLNKEIHDFILECDGVGGFVGSKVGNTKKQINKPRPVSVVDMEAIFRQAKEEQEKTDRAFEEDQQKGNLNSEMLSVDSQLDPNDETKSVMDLKPKRKSRKASDPLTDGSSTAKDYKLLVPGSTVRVISGTLAEFVGNLKKMNRKTGKATVGFTLFGKESLVDLDVNDIIAETN